The following are encoded together in the Macadamia integrifolia cultivar HAES 741 chromosome 10, SCU_Mint_v3, whole genome shotgun sequence genome:
- the LOC122092474 gene encoding uncharacterized protein LOC122092474 isoform X2: protein MDQHIQSLLNRLSCAAVTVATVTLILLFAQTPETCITDEPIAPQIRFPKSSCEATHREFVSIEKKNKRLWSTRDWRKKVDSFTELFHGIRHLGLLTNHSRVLCVSSGAGHEVMALSEMGVIDITGVELVDSPPLMERTVRPGGVCVLVVEQCSEEDLQEIKAMFQSSSLLGARNVTLFGLKMIQILLRNRIPP, encoded by the exons ATGGACCAACACATACAGTCTCTGTTGAATCGACTTTCCTGTGCAGCTGTCACTGTCGCCACTGTCACTCTCATTCTCCTCTTTGCTCAAACCCCAGAGACATGCATAACAGATGAACCGATAGCCCCACAGATTAGGTTCCCGAAGTCCTCCTGTGAAGCCACCCACCGTGAATTTGTCTCCattgagaagaaaaacaaaCGCCTGTGGTCCACCAGGGACTGGCGGAAGAAAGTCGATTCCTTCACTGAGCTTTTCCATGGAATTCGCCATCTGGGTTTGCTCACCAACCACTCACGGGTCCTCTGCGTCTCATCTGGGGCTGGCCATGAAGTCATGGCATTATCAGAAATGGGTGTGATTGATATCACTGGGGTTGAACTTGTTGATTCTCCTCCACTG ATGGAAAGGACAGTTCGACCTGGTGGTGTTTGTGTTCTTGTTGTGGAGCAATGCTCGGAGGAGGATCTGCAGGAAATTAAGGCAATGTTTCAGAGTTCCAGTCTTCTTGGTGCCCGGAATGTCACattatttggattgaaaatgATTCAGATTCTATTGAGAAATAGAATACCTCCTTGA
- the LOC122092474 gene encoding uncharacterized protein LOC122092474 isoform X1: MDQHIQSLLNRLSCAAVTVATVTLILLFAQTPETCITDEPIAPQIRFPKSSCEATHREFVSIEKKNKRLWSTRDWRKKVDSFTELFHGIRHLGLLTNHSRVLCVSSGAGHEVMALSEMGVIDITGVELVDSPPLVSRADPHNLPFFDGVFDVAFSAHLAEALFPSRFVTEMERTVRPGGVCVLVVEQCSEEDLQEIKAMFQSSSLLGARNVTLFGLKMIQILLRNRIPP; the protein is encoded by the coding sequence ATGGACCAACACATACAGTCTCTGTTGAATCGACTTTCCTGTGCAGCTGTCACTGTCGCCACTGTCACTCTCATTCTCCTCTTTGCTCAAACCCCAGAGACATGCATAACAGATGAACCGATAGCCCCACAGATTAGGTTCCCGAAGTCCTCCTGTGAAGCCACCCACCGTGAATTTGTCTCCattgagaagaaaaacaaaCGCCTGTGGTCCACCAGGGACTGGCGGAAGAAAGTCGATTCCTTCACTGAGCTTTTCCATGGAATTCGCCATCTGGGTTTGCTCACCAACCACTCACGGGTCCTCTGCGTCTCATCTGGGGCTGGCCATGAAGTCATGGCATTATCAGAAATGGGTGTGATTGATATCACTGGGGTTGAACTTGTTGATTCTCCTCCACTGGTGAGTAGAGCTGATCCCCATAATCTCCCCTTTTTTGATGGTGTCTTCGATGTAGCCTTTAGTGCACACCTTGCTGAGGCATTGTTTCCTTCTCGTTTTGTTACTGAGATGGAAAGGACAGTTCGACCTGGTGGTGTTTGTGTTCTTGTTGTGGAGCAATGCTCGGAGGAGGATCTGCAGGAAATTAAGGCAATGTTTCAGAGTTCCAGTCTTCTTGGTGCCCGGAATGTCACattatttggattgaaaatgATTCAGATTCTATTGAGAAATAGAATACCTCCTTGA